In Manis pentadactyla isolate mManPen7 chromosome 3, mManPen7.hap1, whole genome shotgun sequence, a single window of DNA contains:
- the ABCA2 gene encoding ATP-binding cassette sub-family A member 2 isoform X1 — translation MPTGAAGGGARGARRGAAAARRRPERGPAMGFLHQLQLLLWKNATLKRRSPWVLAFEIFIPLVLFFILLGLRQKKPTISVKEAFYTAAPLTSAGILPVMQSLCPDGQRDEFGFLQYANSTVTQLLERLSRVVEEGNLFDPTRPSLGSELEALRQHLEVLSSGPDSWESRPDRPTGSFSLDSVARDPRELWRFLTQNLSLPNSTAQALLAAQVGLPEVYRLLPGPSPALGAESGIPRAHEPWSRLGSNHLLQMEELLLAPALLEQLTCTPGSRELGRILTVPQGQQTALQGYQDAVCSGQAAARARRFSGLAAELRNQLDVAKIAQQLGLDAPRGSAPRQQRPPPRQLRALLEDLLEAQEALRDVDVLSALALLLPQGACAGRAPGPPASGPGGTANGTWAGAGANSTAEEGAPSAAAPGSSDATQGQCSAFVQLWAGLQPILCGNNRTIEPEALRRGNMSSLGFTSKEQRNLGLLVHLMTSNPKILYAPAGSEADRVILKANETFAFVGNVTHYAQVWLNISAEIRHFLEQGRLQQHLRWLQQYTAELRLRPEALNLTLGDLPPALRQDSFSLPSGSALLQQLDTIDNAACGWIQFMSKVSVDIFKGFPDEESIVNYTLNQAYQDNVTVFASVIFQTHKDGSLPPHVHYKIRQNSSFTEKTNEIRRAYWRPGPNTGGRFYFLYGFVWIQDMMERAIINTFVGHDVVEPGNYVQMFPYPCYTRDDFLFVIEHMMPLCMVISWVYSVAMTIQHIVAEKEHRLKEVMKTMGLNNAVHWVAWFITGFVQLSISVTALTAILKYGQVLMHSHVLIIWLFLAVYAVATIMFCFLVSVLYSKAKLASACGGIIYFLSYVPYMYVAIREEVAHDKITAFEKCIASLMSTTAFGLGSKYFALYEVAGVGIQWHTFSQSPVEGDDFNLLLAVTMLMVDAAVYGVLTWYIEAVHPGMYGLPRPWYFPLQKSYWLGSGRTEAWEWSWPWARAPRLSVMEEDQACAMESRRLEETRGMEEEPTHLPLVVCVDKLTKVYKNDKKLALNRLSLNLYENQVVSFLGHNGAGKTTTMSILTGLFPPTSGSATIYGHDIRTEMDEIRKNLGMCPQHNVLFDRLTVEEHLWFYSRLKSMAQEEIRKEMDKMIEDLELSNKRHSLVQTLSGGMKRKLSVAIAFVGGSRAIILDEPTAGVDPYARRAIWDLILKYKPGRTILLSTHHMDEADLLGDRIAIISHGKLQCCGSPLFLKGAYGDGYRLTLVKRPAEPGGPQEPGLTASPPARTQPGSCSEPQVSQFIRKHVASCLLVSDTSTELSYILPSEAARKGAFERLFQHLERSLDALHLSSFGLMDTTLEEVFLKVSEEDQSLESSEADVKESRKDVQPSAEGLASSGEAHTGNLARCAELARSQASLQSVSSVGSARGDEGAGYADICGDYRPLLDNLQDPDNVSLQEAETEALTRVGQGSRKLEGWWLKVRQFHGLLVKRFHCARRNSKALSSQILLPAFFVCVAMTVALSVPEIGDLPPLVLSPSQYHNYTQPRGNFIPYANEERQEYRLRLSPDASPQQLVSTFRLPSGVGATCVLKSPANGSLGPTLNLSSGESRLLAARFFDSMCLESFTQGLPLSNFVPPPPSPAPSDSPLSLDEDLLQAWNASLLPTLGPENWTSAPSLPHLVREPIRCTCSVQGTGFSCPGGVSGHPPQMRVVTGDILTDITGHNVSEYLLFTSDRFRLHRYGAITFGNIQKSIPVSFGAQAPAMVRKIAVRRAAQVFYNNKGYHSMPTYLNSLNNAILRANLPKSKGNPAAYGITVTNHPMNKTSASLSLDYLLQGTDVVIAIFIIVAMSFVPASFVVFLVAERSTKAKHLQFVSGCNPVIYWLANYVWDMLNYLVPATCCVIILFVFDLPAYTSPTNFPAVLSLFLLYGWSITPIMYPASFWFEVPSSAYVFLIVINLFIGITATVATFLLQLFEHDKDLKVVNSYLKSCFLIFPNYNLGHGLMEMAYNEYINEYYAKIGQFDKMKSPFEWDIVTRGLVAMTVEGFVGFFLTIMCQYNFLRQPQRMPVSTKPVEDDVDVASERQRVLRGDADNDMVKIENLTKVYKSRKIGRILAVDRLCLGVRPGECFGLLGVNGAGKTSTFKMLTGDESTTGGEAFINGHSILKELLQVQQSLGYCPQFDALFDELTAREHLQLYTRLRGIPWKDEARVVRWALEKLELIKYADKPAGTYSGGNKRKLSTAIALIGYPAFVFLDEPTTGMDPKARRFLWNLILDLIKTGRSVVLTSHSMEECEALCTRLAIMVNGRLRCLGSIQHLKNRFGDGYMITVRTRSSQNVKDVVRFFNRNFPEAVLKERHHTKVQYQLQSEDISLAQVFSKMEQVVGVLGIEDYSVSQTTLDNVFVNFAKKQSDNLEQQETEPPSALQSPLGRLLSLFRPRPVPTELRALVADEPQDLDTEDEGLISFEEERAQLSFNTDTLC, via the exons ATGCCGACTGgcgcggcgggcggcggggcCCGCGGGGCGCGCAGAGGAGCGGCCGCGGCGCGGAGGCGGCCGGAGCGCGGCCCCGCCATGGGCTTCCTGCAccagctgcagctgctgctcTGGAAGAACGCGACGCTGAAGCGCCGGAGCCCG TGGGTTCTGGCCTTTGAGATCTTCATACCTCTGGTCCTCTTCTTCATTCTGCTGGGGCTTCGGCAGAAGAAACCAACCATCTCTGTGAAGGAAG CCTTCTACACGGCAGCACCCCTCACCTCTGCTGGCATCCTGCCCGTCATGCAGTCGCTGTGCCCGGACGGCCAGCGGGATGAGTTTGGCTTCCTGCAGTATGCCAACTCCAC GGTCACGCAGCTGCTGGAGCGCCTCAGCCGTGTGGTGGAGGAGGGCAACCTGTTCGACCCCACGCGGCCCAGCCTGGGCTCCGAGCTGGAGGCCCTGCGCCAGCACCTGGAGGTCCTCAGCTCCGGCCCAGACTCCTGGGAGAGCCGTCCGGACAGACCTACAG GGTCATTCTCTCTGGACTCGGTGGCCAGGGACCCGAGGGAGCTCTGGCGTTTCCTGACACAGAACCTGTCGCTGCCTAACAGCACGGCCCAGGCCCTCCTGGCTGCCCAGGTGGGCCTGCCCGAG GTCTATCGCCTGCTTCCTGGCCCTTCACCTGCTCTGGGTGCTGAGTCAGGCATTCCTAGGGCTCATGAGCCGTGGAGCCGCCTGGGTAGCAATCACCTACTCCAGATGGAG GAGCTGCTCTTGGCTCCCGCCCTCCTGGAGCAGCTGACATGCACGCCAGGCTCCAGGGAGCTGGGCCGGATCCTCACTGTGCCCCAGGGTCAGCAGACCGCGCTTCAGGGCTACCAGGACGCTGTGTGTAGTGGGCAGGCTGCAGCACGGGCCCGGCGCTTTTCTGGGCTGGCTGCGGAGCTCCGGAACCAGCTGGACGTGGCCAAGATCGCCCAGCAG CTGGGCTTGGACGCCCCGAGGGGCTCGGCACCCCGGCAGCAGCGCCCCCCACCAAGGCAGCTGCGGGCGCTGCTGGAGGACCTGCTGGAGGCTCAGGAGGCTCTGCGGGACGTGGACGTCCTCTCGGCCTTGGCCCTGCTGCTGCCCCAGGGCGCCTGTGCGGGGCGGGCTCCAGGGCCCCCCGCCAGCGGCCCTGGTGGGACGGCCAACGGAACCTGGGCCGGCGCAGGTGCCAACTCCACGGCGGAGGAGGGTGCCCCGTCCGCGGCAGCCCCGGGCTCCTCCGACGCAACGCAGGGCCAGTGCTCGGCCTTCGTGCAGCTCTGGGCAGGGCTGCAGCCCATCCTGTGCGGCAACAACCG CACCATCGAGCCCGAGGCGCTGCGGCGCGGCAACATGAGCTCCCTGGGCTTCACGAGCAAGGAGCAGAGGAACCTGGGCCTCCTCGTGCACCTCATGACCAGCAACCCCAAGATCCTGTACGCGCCCGCCGGCTCCGAGGCGGACCGTGTCATCCTCAAG GCCAACGAGACCTTTGCCTTTGTAGGCAATGTGACTCACTACGCCCAGGTGTGGCTCAACATCTCTGCTGAGATCCGCCACTTCCTGGAGCAGGGCAGGCTTCAGCAGCACCTGCGCTGGCTGCAGCAG TACACAGCCGAGCTGCGGCTGCGCCCCGAAGCATTGAACCTGACTCTCGGAGACCTGCCGCCTGCCCTGCGCCAGGACAGCTTCTCCCTGCCCAGTGGCTCGGCCCTCCTGCAGCAGCTGGACACCATTGACAACGCCGCTTGTGGCTGGATCCAGTTCATGTCCAAG GTGAGCGTGGACATCTTCAAGGGCTTTCCTGATGAGGAGAGCATCGTCAACTACACCCTCAACCAGGCCTACCAGGATAATGTCACCGTGTTTGCCA GCGTGATCTTCCAGACGCACAAGGACGGCTCCCTGCCGCCCCACGTGCACTACAAGATCCGCCAGAACTCCAGCTTCACCGAGAAAACCAATGAGATCCGCAGGGCCTACTGGCGGCCGGGGCCCAACACTGGCGGCCGCTTCTACTTCCTGTACGGCTTTGTGTGGATCCAAG ACATGATGGAGCGCGCCATCATCAACACCTTCGTGGGCCACGACGTGGTGGAGCCGGGCAACTACGTGCAGATGTTTCCATACCCCTGCTACACACGTGACGA CTTCCTGTTTGTCATTGAGCACATGATGCCGCTCTGCATGGTGATCTCGTGGGTCTACTCGGTGGCCATGACCATCCAGCACATCGTGGCAGAGAAGGAGCACCGGCTGAAGGAG GTGATGAAGACCATGGGCCTGAACAATGCTGTGCACTGGGTGGCCTGGTTCATCACCGGCTTTGTGCAGCTGTCCATCTCTGTGACGGCGCTCACCGCCATCCTCAAGTATGGCCAGGTGCTCATGCACAGCCACGTGCTCATCATCTGGCTCTTCCTGGCTGTCTACGCCGTGGCCACCATCATGTTCTG CTTCCTGGTGTCCGTGCTGTACTCCAAGGCCAAGCTGGCCTCAGCCTGTGGTGGCATCATCTATTTCCTGAGCTACGTGCCCTATATGTATGTGGCAATCCGTGAGGAGGTGGCCCACGATAAGATCACCGCCTTCGAGAAGTGCATTGCG AGTCTGATGTCCACAACGGCCTTTGGCCTGGGATCCAAGTACTTTGCTCTGTACGAGGTGGCCGGTGTGGGCATCCAGTGGCACACATTCAGCCAGTCGCCCGTGGAAGGGGATGACTTCAACCTGCTCCTGGCTGTCACCATGCTGATGGTGGACGCAGCCGTCTATGGTGTTCTCACGTGGTACATCGAGGCAGTGCACCCAG gaATGTATGGGCTTCCCCGGCCCTGGTACTTCCCACTGCAGAAGTCCTACTGGCTGGGCAGTGGGCGGACAGAGGCATGGGAGTGGAGCTGGCCATGGGCTCGCGCCCCCCGGCTCAGCGTCATGGAGGAAGACCAGGCCTGTGCCATGGAGAGCAGGCGCTTGG AGGAGACACGGGGCATGGAGGAGGAGCCCACCCACCTGCCGCTGGTGGTCTGTGTGGACAAGCTCACCAAGGTCTACAAGAACGACAAGAAGCTGGCTTTGAACCGGCTGAGCCTGAACCTCTACGAGAACCAGGTGGTGTCCTTCCTGGGCCACAACGGAGCCGGCAAGACCACCACCAT GTCGATCCTCACCGGACTGTTCCCACCGACCTCTGGTTCGGCCACCATCTACGGGCATGACATCCGCACAGAGATGGATGAAATCCGCAAGAACCTGGGCATGTGTCCGCAGCACAATGTGCTCTTTGATCGGCTCACGGTGGAGGAGCATCTCTGGTTCTACTCGCGGCTGAAGAGCATGGCCCAGGAGGAGATCCGCAAGGAGATGGACAA GATGATCGAAGACCTGGAGCTCTCCAACAAGCGGCACTCACTGGTGCAGACGCTGTCGGGCGGCATGAAACGCAAGCTCTCCGTGGCCATCGCCTTTGTGGGTGGCTCCCGCGCCATCATCCTCGATGAGCCCACAGCCGGCGTGGACCCCTATGCGCGCCGTGCCATCTGGGACCTCATCCTGAAGTACAAGCCGG GCCGTACCATCCTGCTGTCCACCCACCACATGGATGAGGCCGACCTTCTTGGGGACCGCATCGCCATCATCTCCCACGGGAAACTCCAGTGCTGCGGCTCCCCGCTGTTCCTCAAGGGGGCCTACGGGGACGGCTACCGTCTCACGCTGGTCAAGCGGCCTGCTGAGCCTGGGGGCCCCCAAG AGCCAGGGCTAACGGCCAGCCCCCCAGCCCGGACCCAGCCGGGCAGCTGCTCTGAGCCCCAGGTGTCCCAGTTCATCCGCAAGCATGTGGCCTCCTGCCTCCTGGTCTCAGACACGAGCACCGAGCTCTCCTACATCCTGCCCAGTGAGGCCGCCAGAAAGGGGGCCTTCGAGCGCCTCTTCCAG CACCTGGAGCGCAGCTTGGACGCCCTGCACCTGAGCAGCTTCGGGCTGATGGACACGACCCTGGAGGAGGTGTTCCTGAAGGTGTCGGAGGAGGACCAGTCCCTGGAGAGCAGCGAGGCAG ACGTGAAGGAGTCCAGGAAAGATGTGCAGCCCAGCGCAGAGGGCCTGGCATCGTCCGGGGAAGCTCACACTGGCAACCTGGCCCGCTGTGCGGAGCTGGCCCGGTCGCAGGCATCCCTGCAGTCCGTGTCTTCGGTGGGCTCTGCCCGTGGTGACGAGGGAGCTGGCTATGCTGACATCTGTGGCGACTACCGCCCCCTCTTGGACAATCTGCAGGACCCTGACAACGTCAGCTTGCAAG AGGCTGAGACGGAGGCCCTCACGAGGGTTGGCCAGGGCAGCCGCAAACTGGAGGGCTGGTGGCTGAAGGTGCGCCAATTCCATGGGCTGCTGGTGAAGCGTTTCCACTGTGCCCGCCGCAACTCCAAGGCGTTGTCCTCCCAGATCCTGCTGCCTGCCTTCTTCGTCTGTGTGGCCATGACTGTGGCCCTCTCTGTCCCTGAGATCG GTGACCTGCCCCCACTGGTCCTGTCGCCTTCCCAGTACCACAACTACACCCAGCCTCGCGGCAACTTCATCCCCTACGCCAACGAGGAGCGCCAGGAGTACCG GTTGCGGCTGTCACCCGATGCCAGCCCCCAGCAGCTTGTAAGCACCTTCCGGCTGCCCTCAGGTGTGGGTGCCACCTGTGTGCTCAAGTCTCCTGCCAATGGCTCACTGGGGCCCACGCTGAACCTGAGCAGTGGAGAGTCGCGCCTGCTGGCAGCACGGTTCTTTGACAGCATGTGCCTGGAGTCCTTCACGCAGGGGCTGCCGCTGTCCAACTTCGTGCCGCCCCCACCCTCGCCTGCTCCGTCCGACTCCCCTCTGTCCCTGGATGAGGATCTGCTGCAGGCCTGGAATGCCTCCCTGCTACCCACCTTGGGGCCAG AGAACTGGACATCAGCGCCCTCCCTGCCACACCTGGTGCGGGAGCCCATCCGTTGCACCTGCTCTGTGCAGGGCACCGGTTTCTCCTGCCCAGGAGGCGTGAGTGGGCACCCGCCCCAGATGCGGGTGGTTACAGGTGACATCCTGACTGACATCACCGGCCACAATGTTTCTGAGTACCTGCTCTTTACCTCTGACCGCTTCCGGCTGCACCG GTATGGGGCCATCACCTTTGGCAACATCCAGAAGTCCATCCCGGTCTCATTTGGTGCCCAGGCCCCGGCCATGGTGCGGAAGATCGCAGTACGAAGGGCAGCCCAG GTTTTTTACAACAACAAAGGCTACCACAGCATGCCCACATACCTCAACAGCCTCAACAATGCCATCCTGCGTGCCAATCTGCCCAAGAGCAAGGGCAACCCGGCAGCCTACG GCATCACTGTCACCAACCACCCCATGAACAAGACAAGCGCCAGCCTCTCCCTGGATTACCT GCTGCAGGGCACGGATGTGGTCATCgccatcttcatcatcgtggccATGTCCTTCGTGCCAGCCAGCTTCGTGGTCTTCCTGGTGGCTGAGAGGTCTACCAAGGCCAAACACCTGCAGTTTGTCAGCGGCTGCAACCCAGTCATCTATTGGCTGGCCAACTACGTGTGGGATATG CTCAACTACCTGGTCCCGGCCACTTGCTGCGTCATCATCCTGTTTGTGTTTGACTTGCCGGCCTACACATCCCCCACCAACTTTCCTGCCGTGCTCTCGCTCTTCCTGCTCTATGG GTGGTCCATCACCCCCATCATGTACCCGGCCTCCTTCTGGTTCGAGGTCCCCAGTTCGGCCTACGTGTTCCTCATCGTCATCAACCTCTTCATCGGCATCACGGCCACCGTGGCCACCTTCCTGCTGCAGCTCTTCGAGCATGACAAG GACCTGAAGGTTGTCAACAGTTACCTGAAGAGctgcttccttatcttccccAACTATAACCTGGGCCACGGGCTCATGGAGATGGCCTACAATGAGTACATCAATGAGTACTATGCCAAGATCG GCCAGTTTGACAAGATGAAGTCCCCATTCGAGTGGGACATTGTCACCAGGGGGCTGGTGGCCATGACGGTGGAGGGCTTCGTGGGCTTCTTCCTCACCATCATGTGCCAGTACAACTTCCTGCGGCAGCCGCA ACGCATGCCAGTGTCTACCAAGCCCGTAGAGGATGACGTGGATGTGGCCAGCGAGCGGCAGCGAGTTCTGCGGGGAGATGCTGACAATGACATGGTCAAAATTGAGAACCTGACTAAG GTGTACAAGTCGCGGAAGATCGGCCGCATCCTGGCTGTGGACCGCCTGTGCCTGGGTGTGCGCCCTGGCGAGTGCTTCGGCCTCCTGGGCGTCAATGGCGCGGGCAAGACTAGCACTTTCAAGATGTTAACGGGAGACGAGAGCACCACGGGGGGCGAGGCTTTCATCAATGGGCACAG CATCCTCAAGGAGCTGCTCCAAGTACAGCAGAGTCTGGGCTACTGCCCGCAGTTTGACGCCCTGTTCGACGAGCTCACCGCCCGGGAGCACCTGCAGCTGTACACCCGGCTGCGGGGCATCCCCTGGAAGGACGAGGCCCGG GTGGTAAGATGGGCCCTGGAGAAGCTGGAGCTGATCAAGTACGCGGACAAGCCGGCTGGCACCTACAGTGGGGGCAACAAGCGCAAGCTGTCCACAGCCATTGCCCTCATCGGGTACCCTGCCTTCGTCTTCCTG GACGAGCCCACCACAGGCATGGATCCCAAGGCCAGGCGCTTCCTCTGGAACCTCATTCTCGACCTCATCAAGACAGGGCGCTCAGTGGTGCTGACCTCCCACAG CATGGAGGAGTGCGAGGCGCTGTGCACGCGGCTGGCCATCATGGTGAACGGGCGCTTGCGCTGTCTGGGCAGCATCCAGCACCTGAAGAACCG GTTTGGAGACGGCTACATGATCACGGTGAGGACCAGGAGCAGCCAGAATGTGAAGGACGTGGTGCGGTTCTTCAACCGGAACTTCCCAGAGGCTGTGCTCAAG GAGCGTCACCACACCAAGGTGCAGTATCAGCTGCAGTCGGAGGACATCTCGCTGGCACAGGTGTTCAGCAAGATGGAGCAGGTGGTGGGCGTGCTGGGCATTGAGGACTACTCGGTCAGCCAAACCACCCTGGACAAC GTGTTCGTGAACTTCGCCAAGAAGCAGAGCGACAACCTGGAGCAGCAGGAGACAGAGCCCCCCTCAGCCCTGCAGTCCCCCCTGGGCCGCCTGCTGAGCCTGTTCCGGCCGCGGCCTGTCCCCACCGAGCTGCGGGCACTGGTGGCTGACGAGCCTCAGGACCTGGACACGGAGGACGAGGGCCTCATCAGCTTTGAGGAGGAGCGG GCCCAGCTCTCCttcaacacagacacactctgCTGA